From the genome of Nicotiana sylvestris chromosome 2, ASM39365v2, whole genome shotgun sequence, one region includes:
- the LOC138885364 gene encoding serine/threonine-protein phosphatase 7 long form homolog codes for MDAPIHLGPYSRELLVLQGDHRVLHERVVHRLQATGFYRIIESSRIQVDWALITALIELWRPEMHTFHLPIGEATVTLQDVEVLYGLPVDGIAVSLPIAMRYMSRDHYLDMLHQLTGFRPQDEATSSGASRLALTPIRQHLELLHPDITDDTEEEHITHYMSWGAAVLGYMYRQICRASMATQRDVCGFMPLLQDWAWEWFLQFQPPRPQLPPAIAPPFLPLARSEDLIASLPPYCSAGRHIWSTSAPLICLDIVEHHASERAIGLHTVYQMGLQMRDYIGDAADTLQDYSRRFVELASRTLQRAREDQRLDHMPDYVEPDQNE; via the exons ATGGACGCGCCTATACATCTCGGCCCTTACTCTCGTGAGCTATTAGTGCTTCAGGGCGATCATAG AGTTCTCCACGAGCGTGTAGTCCATCGTCTCCAGGCCACGGGATTCTATAGGATTATTGAGAGCAGCCGGATACAGGTTGACTGGGCGTTGATTACGGCGTTGATTGAGCTGTGGCGACCGGAGATGCATACTTTTCATTTGCCCATTGGCGAGGCTACCGTCACGCTACAGGACGTTGAGGTTTTATATGGCCTGCCCGTTGATGGCATTGCCGTTTCACTGCCTATTGCTATGAGATATATGTCGCGTGATCATTATTTGGACATGCTGCATCAGCTCACAGGTTTCAGGCCTCAGGACGAGGCTACATCGTCTGGTGCTAGTCGGTTGGCTTTGACCCCTATTAGACAGCACCTGGAGCTACTCCACCCCGATATCACTGACGATACAGAGGAGGAGCACATTACCCATTATATGAg ctggggtgctgctgttctcgGCTACATGTATAGGCAGATATGTCGGGCGAGCATGGCCACTCAGAGAGATGTTTGTGGTTTTatgccgcttctacag gatTGGGCCTGGGAGTGGTTCTTGCAGTTTCAGCCACCGCGACCACAATTACCTCCTGCTATAGCAcctccgtttctccctctagccaGGAG TGAGGATTTGATAGCTTCCCTGCCACCGTATTGCTCGGCTGGTCGACATATTTGGAGCACTTCTGCCCCACTCATATGCCTTgatattgtggagcatcatgcctCAGAGCGG GCTATTGGACTACACACAGTCTACCAgatgggactgcagatgcgggaTTATATCGGAGATGCTGCGGATACCTTGCAGGATTATAGCCGTCGATTTGTAGAGTTGGCTTCCCGGACACTGCAGCGAGCTCGGGAGGATCAACGTTTGGATCACATGCCTGATTATGTGGAGCCAGATCAGAATGAGTGA